A window of the Polaribacter batillariae genome harbors these coding sequences:
- a CDS encoding PAS domain-containing sensor histidine kinase: MTTSEEKKNEFRALFETMNLGVSYQNSKGEIIKVNPAALRILGLTEDQMKGKTSIDPSWKAIKEDGADYPGETHPSMLALKTGVPVLNKVMGVFNVSKKKYCWIKIDAIPQFKNGEKKPYQVYTTFDDITTTKETELQLKENEKRYIRAQKMGKVGNWEYDIKTGLLWGSDETLRIFGLNPKKNNFSLNYFEKKVAQQNFVRQAMINLIEKGEKYDIQYEINIQKKTKIVHSKAKIIYDTNGKILKIAGVIQDISKKYKRKIELKESEDKFFKVFKNSSNAIILKRFSDFKIINSNEATFKVTGFTSKELKGLKLSKIGIWKSKKDYKKYENTITKKNKIKGFETEFTKKNGENRIWQISGEIIQIKNEKFILTIIEDVTEVRNAEIELKKQRNFTTAMTENQPAAIIACDEKGKLALFNKAAKKWHGIDVMKIPEEKWAENYNLFKTDGKTILKTEEIPLVQAFNDVKVVNFEMLIKAKNQKPRFVICNGAPFFDALGNKLGALVVMNDITHQKNIEHRLKNSRAQIKKALSEIERSEFLLNESGKIAKIGAWEFNSVTKKRRWSNQVFKIYGLPIGKVPPFEETFKYYTNGSAKILKKAINNSLANNAKFDLELSFKNAQKEKLWVNVIGYPILNEKKEVISIRGIMQDITDQKLIREKIEKTQEMHSLLANNTNDIICLQEPDSTFKYISPSIKNLLGYEQTEFIGKQVFSIVHKDDIVPLINAMKKKNFNNSSTEAYPFRALHKNGYFIWLEFLSSPVYKDGKINYFVTSARDITQWILAKEEIQQYQTSLQKLTTEITIIEEKQKKKIASNIHDHLSQSLVISKMRIKKLKKNPQVNVIYEDLQFIESHISDALENSRKITYELSPPILYQLGVIEALNWLVEDLENKYKIKFRLQTAISSIKISELKSIILYRSIQEILTNAIKHADASLIKIDIKKTKKGVNIFIVDDGVGFDTSILNEFKNQSGSGFGLFTVQERIKNLQGRFTITSKINKGTSIKIFIPQLK, translated from the coding sequence ATGACAACTTCAGAAGAGAAAAAAAACGAATTTCGAGCCTTATTTGAAACGATGAACCTTGGAGTTTCTTACCAAAATTCTAAAGGCGAAATAATAAAGGTAAACCCTGCCGCTCTTCGAATCTTAGGCCTTACTGAAGACCAAATGAAAGGTAAAACATCTATAGACCCATCTTGGAAAGCGATTAAAGAAGATGGGGCTGATTACCCTGGTGAAACCCACCCAAGTATGTTAGCTTTAAAAACAGGTGTTCCTGTTCTTAACAAAGTAATGGGTGTATTTAATGTTTCTAAAAAAAAATACTGTTGGATAAAAATTGATGCGATTCCTCAATTTAAAAATGGAGAAAAAAAACCTTATCAAGTCTATACCACTTTCGACGATATAACTACGACTAAAGAAACGGAACTTCAATTAAAAGAGAATGAAAAACGTTATATAAGAGCCCAAAAAATGGGTAAAGTAGGAAATTGGGAATACGACATTAAAACAGGTCTTTTATGGGGTTCAGATGAAACACTTCGAATTTTTGGGCTTAACCCTAAAAAAAACAATTTTAGTCTCAACTATTTCGAAAAAAAAGTAGCGCAACAGAATTTTGTAAGACAAGCTATGATTAATTTAATTGAAAAAGGAGAAAAATATGATATCCAATATGAAATTAACATTCAGAAAAAAACAAAAATAGTACACTCGAAAGCAAAAATAATTTACGACACAAATGGCAAAATTTTAAAAATAGCAGGCGTAATACAAGATATTTCTAAAAAGTACAAAAGAAAAATAGAATTAAAAGAAAGTGAAGACAAATTTTTTAAAGTTTTTAAAAACAGTTCTAATGCTATTATCCTTAAAAGATTTAGTGATTTTAAAATTATAAATTCAAACGAAGCTACTTTTAAAGTTACTGGTTTTACTTCTAAAGAATTAAAAGGTTTAAAATTATCTAAAATAGGTATTTGGAAATCTAAAAAAGACTACAAAAAATACGAAAATACGATTACAAAAAAAAATAAAATAAAAGGTTTCGAAACCGAATTTACAAAAAAAAATGGCGAAAATAGAATCTGGCAAATTTCTGGAGAAATAATTCAAATTAAAAACGAAAAATTTATATTAACCATTATAGAAGATGTTACAGAAGTAAGAAATGCAGAAATTGAATTAAAAAAACAAAGAAATTTTACGACTGCAATGACAGAAAACCAGCCAGCTGCAATTATTGCTTGTGATGAAAAAGGTAAATTGGCGCTATTTAATAAAGCCGCTAAAAAATGGCATGGTATAGATGTAATGAAAATTCCTGAAGAAAAATGGGCCGAAAATTACAATTTATTTAAAACTGATGGAAAAACAATACTTAAGACTGAAGAAATACCTCTTGTACAAGCATTTAATGATGTAAAAGTTGTAAATTTTGAAATGCTTATTAAAGCCAAAAACCAAAAACCAAGATTTGTTATTTGTAATGGAGCTCCCTTTTTTGATGCTTTAGGCAACAAACTAGGTGCATTGGTTGTTATGAACGACATTACGCATCAAAAAAATATCGAACATCGTCTAAAAAACAGTAGAGCTCAGATAAAAAAAGCACTTTCAGAAATCGAAAGAAGTGAATTTCTTTTAAATGAATCTGGAAAAATAGCTAAAATTGGTGCGTGGGAGTTTAACTCTGTTACAAAAAAAAGACGTTGGTCTAATCAGGTTTTTAAAATTTATGGACTTCCAATTGGCAAAGTTCCGCCTTTTGAAGAAACTTTTAAGTATTATACAAACGGGTCTGCAAAAATATTAAAAAAAGCAATTAATAATAGTCTTGCAAATAATGCTAAATTCGATTTAGAACTAAGTTTTAAAAATGCCCAAAAAGAAAAACTTTGGGTAAATGTTATTGGCTATCCAATACTAAATGAAAAAAAAGAAGTTATAAGTATAAGAGGGATTATGCAAGATATTACTGATCAAAAATTGATTAGAGAAAAAATTGAAAAGACCCAAGAAATGCATAGTTTATTAGCCAATAATACGAACGATATAATTTGTTTACAAGAACCCGATAGTACTTTTAAATACATAAGTCCATCAATAAAAAATTTATTAGGCTACGAACAAACAGAATTTATTGGAAAACAAGTATTTAGCATTGTTCATAAAGACGATATTGTACCGTTAATAAATGCGATGAAGAAAAAAAATTTTAACAACTCATCTACAGAGGCTTATCCTTTTAGAGCGTTGCATAAAAACGGTTATTTTATTTGGTTAGAATTTTTATCTTCTCCAGTTTATAAAGACGGTAAAATTAACTACTTTGTTACTTCTGCCAGAGACATTACCCAATGGATTTTGGCTAAAGAAGAAATTCAACAATACCAAACATCTCTTCAAAAATTAACTACAGAAATTACCATCATAGAAGAAAAACAAAAAAAGAAAATTGCTTCTAATATACACGATCATTTGAGCCAATCTTTGGTAATTTCGAAAATGAGAATTAAAAAATTGAAAAAAAATCCACAGGTAAATGTTATTTATGAAGATTTACAGTTTATTGAATCTCACATATCTGATGCTTTAGAAAACAGTCGCAAAATTACTTATGAACTTTCGCCTCCTATATTATATCAATTAGGAGTTATAGAGGCATTAAACTGGTTAGTTGAAGATTTAGAAAATAAGTATAAAATTAAATTTAGGCTTCAAACAGCAATTTCGAGTATTAAAATTAGCGAACTAAAATCTATAATCCTCTACAGAAGTATTCAAGAAATATTAACCAATGCAATTAAGCATGCAGATGCTTCCCTTATAAAAATAGATATTAAAAAAACAAAAAAAGGAGTTAATATTTTTATTGTTGATGATGGTGTTGGTTTCGACACCTCTATATTAAACGAGTTTAAAAACCAATCTGGCTCTGGATTTGGTTTATTTACAGTACAAGAACGTATAAAAAATTTACAAGGTAGATTTACAATAACATCAAAAATTAATAAAGGAACGAGTATTAAAATTTTTATCCCCCAATTAAAATGA
- a CDS encoding PorP/SprF family type IX secretion system membrane protein: protein MKLIYIRFSFLFLVFFTIKNQAQETLPIYTDYLSDNVFLLHPSAAGIGNSSKLRLTARKQWADVANAPELQTLSFHTKLGEESNAGYGLILFNDENGFHSQKGLQGTYAYHLPMSDSKMFQQLSFGLAFTFVQNQSDQRSFTGDPAVATIIESTSYYNADFSVAYHRGGLATYFTIKNLLLTAKNNLNIQEPLDLRNYILSAGYYFGKEENFVQWEPSIMLQYKESLGQTIADVNVKAYKTFSKSQLWAALSYRRHFDSNSTENSQFISPIVGLNYKNLMFSYTYTNQLNDIVLSNAGFHQITLGINLWTREPRAAACPNINSIYGSF, encoded by the coding sequence ATGAAGTTAATTTACATTCGTTTTAGTTTTTTATTTCTCGTTTTTTTTACGATTAAGAATCAAGCACAAGAAACTCTACCAATTTATACAGATTATTTATCTGATAATGTTTTTCTATTGCACCCATCTGCGGCCGGAATTGGTAATTCTAGTAAATTACGATTAACAGCAAGAAAACAATGGGCAGATGTGGCAAATGCTCCTGAATTACAAACCTTAAGTTTTCATACAAAGCTTGGCGAAGAATCTAATGCTGGTTACGGTTTAATTTTATTTAACGACGAAAACGGATTTCATTCTCAGAAAGGTTTACAAGGAACTTATGCCTACCATTTACCTATGAGTGATAGCAAGATGTTTCAACAGCTTTCTTTTGGTTTGGCTTTTACTTTTGTACAAAATCAATCGGACCAAAGAAGCTTTACTGGCGATCCAGCAGTTGCTACTATTATAGAAAGTACGAGTTATTACAATGCCGATTTTAGTGTTGCTTATCATAGAGGTGGTTTAGCAACCTACTTTACTATTAAAAATTTATTATTAACGGCAAAAAACAACTTAAACATTCAAGAACCTTTAGATTTAAGAAACTATATTTTATCTGCAGGTTATTATTTTGGAAAAGAAGAAAATTTTGTGCAGTGGGAACCCTCTATTATGTTGCAATATAAAGAGAGTTTAGGGCAAACCATTGCAGATGTAAATGTAAAAGCCTACAAAACATTTTCGAAATCTCAACTTTGGGCAGCATTGTCTTACAGAAGACATTTTGATTCTAATTCCACAGAAAATTCACAATTTATAAGTCCAATAGTTGGTTTAAATTACAAAAATTTAATGTTTTCTTATACCTACACAAATCAATTAAACGATATTGTACTGTCTAACGCTGGTTTTCATCAAATAACGTTAGGAATTAATTTATGGACAAGAGAGCCAAGAGCCGCTGCTTGCCCAAATATTAACTCTATCTACGGAAGTTTCTAA
- the murI gene encoding glutamate racemase — MIINKHPIGFFDSGVGGTSIWKEVISLLPNENSIYLSDSKNAPYGEKSKTQIINLCIKNTEFLLKENCKLIVVACNTATTNAIDFLREKYSVPFIGIEPAIKPAALTTKTNTIGILATKGTLHSSLFEKTSSSFRKNIYIEEIVGKGLVELIEDGKLHSKEMTILLKSYLTPLLKKNIDALVLGCTHYPYLIPQIREIVGNKINIIDSGEAVARQTKAILTKFQLLNATENIAKHTLYINKSKVVLKQLILETEHTKIIQKKF; from the coding sequence ATGATAATTAATAAACACCCAATTGGTTTTTTTGACTCTGGAGTTGGAGGTACTTCTATTTGGAAAGAAGTAATTTCTTTACTCCCAAACGAAAACTCTATTTACCTTTCCGATAGTAAAAACGCACCTTATGGCGAAAAATCTAAAACTCAAATTATAAATTTGTGTATTAAAAACACCGAGTTTTTATTAAAAGAAAACTGTAAACTAATTGTTGTTGCTTGTAACACAGCTACCACAAATGCCATTGATTTTTTACGAGAAAAGTACTCAGTTCCTTTTATTGGAATAGAACCTGCAATTAAACCTGCAGCATTAACAACCAAAACAAATACCATTGGTATTTTGGCTACAAAAGGAACCTTACATAGCTCTTTATTCGAGAAGACCTCAAGTAGTTTTAGAAAAAATATTTACATCGAAGAAATCGTTGGAAAAGGTTTAGTAGAACTAATTGAGGATGGAAAATTGCACTCCAAAGAAATGACTATACTTTTAAAATCTTATTTAACACCATTGCTCAAAAAAAACATAGATGCTTTGGTTTTGGGCTGCACTCACTATCCATATCTTATTCCTCAAATTAGAGAAATTGTTGGCAATAAAATAAATATTATAGATTCTGGAGAAGCAGTTGCGAGGCAAACAAAAGCCATATTAACCAAGTTTCAACTCTTAAATGCTACAGAAAATATAGCAAAACATACTTTGTATATTAATAAATCGAAAGTAGTTCTAAAACAATTAATTTTAGAAACAGAACACACCAAAATTATTCAAAAAAAATTTTAG
- a CDS encoding T9SS type A sorting domain-containing protein — MKKNYLLKFTFLFLFTFGISKASAQTVVITAVVDGTLKNAGCNAGSGFSDPRFVELYVDGTIDFTGYDLGQSSNGSASYVKKSLDGLGTISDQFVYIVTNGDEVTFNEAFPGKTVLSVAFTTINGDESFRITDNTNTVLDAFGIPADVGTAAHDTWNYEDSYAKRKDFVLPNAGTFVSSNWTYGGANALDGATCATLASAVSLGSYAVKTTTWLGTNTNWNDPANWDNGVPTLGYNAVVPDLATDPEITTSIAATTGDLTISDLDGLSVLSGSLTISGDLTINTGSSLYLESRITASKTIDAASVILNGNYSAADANSFFYFTETFIDNTSGWSLISSPTVGEKIDGNSGDGNFAFFNKLQKSMVNLNYGIAFYDNSQADPMLRWDYYSIAEIEVPTPTEDMLSGKGYTVLPESDPAINADGEKGFLGFKGAIATDFVEIGITDNSPPGGTGNAFNLIGNPYPSFIPANNAADATNAFLNVNAAELAEQTFYVWDKTTSSYIIKNQMNARYIAPGQAFFVKSKAGGGTVKFTEAMQSHQASGTFNKSNNTEQKIILKVKNKGKEKTTDIYYVKGKTTGFDNGYDSSIFGGFDTSFSLYTDLVSGNDKKQLGIQTLPNSNYENMIIPVGLKATKDSKITFSAKSLNLPTGYMVFLEDKLTNAYTRLDAANSEYSVTIDNDVVDNRFFIHTTTSSVLNTNNNKDLNNISIFKASNSNLKITGLSALKSNVSLFNVLGKQVFTSTFDGNLNNTIALPNLAKGVYIVKLKTANSTNTKKIIID, encoded by the coding sequence ATGAAGAAAAACTACTTACTAAAATTTACTTTTTTATTTTTATTTACTTTTGGAATATCGAAAGCAAGTGCACAAACTGTTGTAATTACAGCTGTTGTTGATGGTACTCTAAAAAATGCAGGTTGTAATGCTGGATCTGGATTTTCAGACCCAAGATTTGTTGAGCTATACGTAGATGGCACTATAGACTTTACAGGATATGATTTGGGCCAATCTTCAAATGGTTCTGCCTCTTACGTTAAAAAGTCTTTGGATGGTTTAGGAACAATTTCAGATCAGTTCGTTTACATAGTAACAAATGGTGATGAAGTTACATTTAACGAAGCATTTCCTGGTAAAACCGTTTTGAGTGTAGCCTTTACTACTATTAATGGAGACGAATCTTTTCGAATTACAGATAACACAAATACTGTTTTAGATGCTTTTGGAATTCCTGCTGATGTTGGAACAGCTGCACATGATACTTGGAATTACGAAGATAGTTATGCAAAACGTAAAGATTTTGTTTTGCCAAATGCAGGTACTTTTGTAAGCTCTAATTGGACTTATGGTGGAGCAAACGCTTTAGACGGAGCCACTTGTGCAACATTAGCAAGCGCTGTATCCTTAGGTTCTTACGCTGTAAAAACTACAACTTGGCTAGGCACAAATACCAATTGGAATGATCCTGCTAACTGGGACAATGGAGTTCCAACACTTGGATACAATGCTGTTGTACCAGACTTAGCTACGGATCCAGAAATAACTACATCTATAGCTGCTACTACAGGAGATTTAACAATTTCAGACCTAGATGGCTTATCCGTTTTAAGTGGTTCTTTAACCATTTCTGGAGATTTAACCATTAACACAGGCAGTTCTTTATATTTAGAATCTAGAATAACAGCTTCAAAAACTATTGATGCTGCTTCCGTAATTCTAAACGGAAATTATAGCGCTGCAGATGCAAATAGTTTCTTCTATTTTACAGAAACTTTTATAGACAATACCTCTGGTTGGAGTTTAATATCGTCTCCAACAGTAGGAGAAAAAATAGATGGTAATAGCGGAGATGGAAATTTTGCCTTTTTCAATAAATTACAAAAAAGCATGGTAAACCTAAATTACGGCATCGCTTTCTACGATAATTCACAAGCAGACCCTATGCTACGTTGGGATTATTATTCAATAGCAGAAATTGAAGTTCCAACTCCAACAGAAGATATGTTAAGTGGTAAAGGATATACTGTGTTACCAGAATCTGATCCAGCTATAAATGCAGACGGAGAAAAAGGCTTTCTAGGCTTTAAAGGAGCCATTGCTACAGATTTTGTAGAAATTGGAATTACAGACAATTCTCCTCCTGGTGGAACTGGAAACGCATTTAATTTAATTGGTAATCCATACCCTTCTTTTATTCCTGCAAACAATGCAGCAGACGCTACAAACGCTTTTTTAAACGTAAACGCAGCCGAACTTGCAGAACAAACTTTTTATGTTTGGGACAAAACAACTTCTTCTTACATAATAAAAAACCAAATGAATGCTAGATATATTGCTCCTGGACAAGCTTTCTTTGTAAAATCTAAAGCTGGTGGTGGCACCGTTAAATTTACTGAAGCAATGCAAAGCCATCAAGCATCTGGTACATTTAATAAATCGAATAATACAGAACAAAAAATTATTTTAAAAGTTAAAAATAAAGGCAAAGAAAAAACTACAGACATTTACTATGTAAAAGGAAAAACTACTGGTTTTGACAATGGTTACGATAGCTCTATTTTTGGTGGTTTCGACACTTCTTTTAGTCTTTATACAGACTTGGTTTCTGGCAATGATAAAAAACAGTTAGGAATTCAAACCTTACCGAATTCGAATTACGAGAACATGATAATTCCTGTAGGCCTAAAAGCTACAAAAGATTCTAAAATTACGTTTTCTGCTAAATCTTTAAATTTACCAACTGGATATATGGTTTTTCTAGAAGACAAATTAACCAATGCCTACACACGTTTAGATGCTGCTAATAGCGAATATAGTGTTACCATAGATAACGATGTTGTTGACAATCGTTTTTTTATACATACTACAACCTCTTCTGTTTTAAATACGAACAATAATAAAGATTTAAACAACATTTCGATTTTTAAGGCAAGCAATTCTAATTTAAAAATTACAGGTTTAAGTGCTCTAAAATCGAATGTTAGTTTGTTTAATGTACTAGGAAAACAAGTATTTACCAGTACTTTTGATGGAAATTTAAACAATACAATCGCATTACCAAATTTAGCTAAAGGAGTGTACATTGTTAAGTTAAAAACTGCCAACAGCACAAATACCAAAAAAATAATTATAGACTAA
- a CDS encoding TrkH family potassium uptake protein, which translates to MGTLNTKIIYRFLGITAILNGLFMFLAVPFSLYYNEPEKWGILNAGIITVFIGILFYLLNKPSNTNIQKKEGYLIVTLGWLILSFTGMLPYLLSGAIPSITDAFFETISGYSTTGSSILTDIDNMPKGILFWRSATHWIGGMGIIVLTIAILPLLGIGGMQLFMAEAPGPSADKLHPRITDTAKRLYLIYVILTLTEFFLLKFAGMTWFDAINHAMATMSTGGFSTKSDSVAFYNGNPLIQYIIIAFMFIAGTNFVLTYFALKGKIQRVFKSEEFKYYLFGILGISAIISIIIIFFQDPNLTTVLAHPQVLGETESAIRHSLFMVTSVVTTTGFVTADFTMWNFFATGIFFALFFTGGSAGSTSGGIKVVRHIIMLKNSFLEFKKALHPNAIIPVRYDDKTVNQAIVFNILSFFIIYMLIFIISSVVLTLLGLDFMSALGAAASSLGNIGPAIGSVSPVDNFAHLSHAAKWFCSFLMLIGRLELFTVLILFTPFFWRKN; encoded by the coding sequence ATGGGCACTTTAAACACAAAAATAATTTATCGGTTTTTAGGCATTACAGCTATTTTAAACGGCCTATTTATGTTTTTAGCTGTGCCTTTTAGCTTGTATTACAACGAACCCGAAAAATGGGGCATCTTAAATGCTGGAATTATTACTGTTTTTATAGGAATTCTTTTCTATCTTTTAAACAAACCTAGCAATACAAATATTCAAAAAAAAGAAGGGTATTTAATTGTTACTTTAGGATGGTTAATACTCTCTTTTACAGGAATGTTACCTTATTTATTATCTGGAGCAATTCCGAGTATTACAGATGCTTTTTTCGAAACCATTTCTGGATATTCTACAACAGGCTCTTCCATATTAACAGATATAGACAATATGCCAAAAGGAATTTTATTTTGGCGAAGTGCAACACATTGGATTGGAGGGATGGGAATTATCGTTTTAACAATTGCCATTTTACCTTTATTAGGAATTGGAGGCATGCAATTATTTATGGCAGAAGCTCCAGGACCGTCTGCAGACAAACTACACCCTAGAATTACAGACACCGCAAAAAGGCTCTACTTAATATATGTAATACTTACATTAACAGAATTTTTTCTATTAAAATTTGCGGGCATGACTTGGTTTGATGCCATAAACCACGCCATGGCTACTATGAGTACTGGTGGTTTTTCGACAAAGTCGGATAGTGTCGCATTTTACAACGGAAACCCATTAATACAATACATTATTATTGCATTTATGTTTATTGCAGGAACCAATTTTGTATTGACTTATTTTGCCTTAAAAGGAAAAATTCAACGTGTTTTTAAAAGTGAAGAGTTTAAATATTATTTATTTGGTATTCTAGGTATAAGCGCAATTATTTCGATAATAATTATCTTTTTTCAGGACCCGAACTTAACAACCGTTTTGGCACATCCACAAGTATTAGGAGAAACAGAAAGTGCCATTAGGCATTCTTTATTTATGGTTACCTCTGTAGTAACTACTACGGGTTTTGTAACTGCCGATTTTACCATGTGGAACTTTTTTGCAACCGGAATTTTCTTTGCCTTGTTTTTTACAGGAGGCTCTGCAGGTTCTACAAGTGGGGGCATTAAAGTAGTTAGACATATTATAATGCTTAAAAACAGCTTTTTAGAATTTAAAAAAGCATTGCATCCAAACGCAATAATTCCTGTAAGATACGATGATAAGACTGTAAACCAAGCCATTGTTTTTAACATCTTATCGTTCTTTATAATTTACATGCTAATATTTATTATATCTTCTGTAGTACTTACTTTATTGGGTTTAGATTTTATGTCTGCCCTAGGAGCAGCAGCTTCTTCTTTAGGTAATATTGGTCCAGCAATAGGCTCTGTAAGTCCTGTAGATAATTTTGCGCATTTATCGCATGCTGCAAAATGGTTTTGCTCTTTTTTAATGCTTATTGGTCGTTTAGAACTCTTTACAGTACTAATTTTATTTACACCTTTCTTTTGGCGTAAAAATTAG